The following are encoded together in the Arcticibacterium luteifluviistationis genome:
- a CDS encoding phage tail protein: MTGHLGEIKIVAFNFIPINYVLCDGRRLKKTSNHQLHLIVGDKYTYDNSDDTTFAIPDLRNRFVLQPETSNGLGVKKGADEIVLSMEQMPEHNHNVSLEVDNISGSSEPVISPKDAFLNNQAGVFSTEPSTDTFLAGISQNNVGNSQPIQIKNAHVKMVYAMCIQNDPNEGTIGEIKIWPNAKTDGSLGAIPNGWRLCNGDLLASSQNSALYSIIGYHYGGSIARNEFKLPDFRNRFATGITRSEKVGATGGKTNIRLDKNNLPPHNHSVKLGVNNNTDSTPHTQLPNNAFINSNAGTFSEEISSLATLGGISQEDKGSYEDIDVTNPSLGLNYIICTQGIFPSAGSNGGGEGVLGEIILFAGFRARFSNYILCSGQKISISSNQALFSLLGTSYGGNGSSNFDLPDLRNKIPLCVSKLVEVGKSGGANTIKLTSENLPAHNHNVQLAANHGADGRRVNISDSILNKDAGMFSTKETENTYLAGIKEHEFVGQEIDIRNPFLGINYLICINGTFPIRPTH; this comes from the coding sequence ATGACAGGACATCTTGGAGAAATTAAAATAGTAGCTTTTAACTTTATCCCTATTAACTATGTGTTGTGTGATGGAAGAAGATTAAAGAAAACAAGTAATCATCAACTACACCTTATTGTAGGTGATAAATATACTTATGACAATAGCGATGATACTACCTTTGCCATACCTGATTTAAGAAATCGTTTTGTACTTCAACCTGAAACTAGTAACGGGTTGGGAGTAAAAAAGGGGGCTGATGAAATTGTTTTGTCTATGGAACAAATGCCAGAACACAACCATAATGTGTCCTTAGAAGTAGACAATATAAGTGGAAGTAGTGAGCCCGTTATTTCACCCAAAGATGCTTTTCTTAATAATCAAGCTGGTGTTTTTAGCACAGAACCTTCTACTGATACCTTTTTGGCTGGTATCTCTCAAAACAATGTAGGAAACTCTCAGCCCATACAAATAAAAAATGCACATGTGAAAATGGTATATGCCATGTGCATTCAAAATGACCCTAATGAAGGTACTATTGGCGAAATTAAAATCTGGCCTAATGCCAAAACAGATGGCAGCCTTGGTGCAATACCTAATGGCTGGAGACTCTGTAATGGTGATTTATTGGCAAGTTCCCAAAATTCAGCTTTGTATAGTATAATTGGCTACCATTATGGAGGAAGTATAGCTAGAAACGAATTCAAACTACCAGATTTTAGAAACCGCTTTGCTACTGGAATAACACGCTCTGAAAAAGTAGGTGCAACTGGCGGTAAAACCAACATTAGATTAGATAAAAACAATTTACCTCCACATAATCATTCTGTAAAATTAGGCGTAAATAATAATACAGATAGTACTCCCCACACGCAATTACCTAACAATGCATTTATAAATAGTAATGCAGGAACATTTAGTGAGGAAATATCTTCCTTAGCCACTCTGGGAGGAATCTCCCAAGAAGACAAAGGTAGTTATGAAGACATTGATGTTACAAATCCTTCTTTAGGGCTAAATTACATTATTTGTACGCAAGGCATTTTCCCATCTGCAGGAAGTAACGGAGGTGGAGAGGGTGTATTAGGTGAAATTATATTATTCGCGGGGTTCCGAGCTCGATTTTCAAACTACATTTTATGTAGCGGGCAGAAAATAAGTATTTCTTCAAATCAGGCTTTGTTTAGTTTATTAGGCACCTCTTATGGCGGAAACGGAAGTTCAAATTTTGATTTACCAGATTTAAGAAATAAAATACCGCTTTGTGTTTCCAAACTTGTTGAAGTAGGTAAATCTGGCGGAGCTAATACTATAAAACTAACTTCTGAAAACTTGCCTGCACATAATCATAATGTGCAATTAGCAGCTAACCATGGGGCAGATGGTAGAAGAGTAAATATTTCAGATAGTATTCTTAATAAGGATGCAGGTATGTTTAGTACCAAAGAAACTGAAAACACCTATTTAGCAGGTATAAAGGAGCATGAATTTGTGGGCCAAGAAATTGATATACGAAACCCCTTTCTAGGTATCAATTATCTCATTTGTATCAATGGTACTTTCCCAATAAGACCTACCCACTAA